From a region of the Synechococcus sp. PCC 7335 genome:
- a CDS encoding sulfotransferase: MGTSPCCLTRTDVNYVNQKEKQAIQELKNHFNALGISDRKIDQVAATPNLPEEYGFILKNVASDKLFITPRNLPTFQQLCRKIQAISDPAKPLLLKNPWDFPQFLRVRQLVPGTRFIFIHRHPVHVISSKLKASRSVIYDWNEYTALIAPIYREIFSNPIKRSLVRVLSSKHLGIGRRRSIQASVEATTYFMNNISELPSEEYISIRYEDLCAAPASTIKQIMTFLSLGDGSSLDYSEVIKARSLNILPEVQKRAKQIQQRSKAYFDYHGYSA, from the coding sequence ATGGGAACTTCCCCCTGCTGCTTAACCCGAACTGACGTTAACTATGTCAATCAAAAGGAAAAGCAGGCTATTCAGGAATTAAAGAATCACTTTAACGCATTAGGAATAAGTGATCGCAAGATTGACCAGGTTGCGGCAACGCCAAACCTGCCTGAAGAATACGGGTTTATCTTGAAGAATGTAGCCAGTGACAAGCTGTTCATAACGCCAAGAAACTTGCCTACCTTTCAGCAGCTATGCCGTAAGATTCAAGCTATTTCTGACCCAGCCAAACCGCTACTGCTAAAAAATCCCTGGGACTTTCCCCAGTTCTTACGGGTCAGGCAGCTTGTTCCTGGTACAAGGTTTATTTTTATTCATCGCCATCCTGTTCATGTTATTAGCTCTAAATTAAAGGCTTCGCGCAGTGTGATCTATGACTGGAACGAATACACCGCTTTAATTGCGCCCATCTACCGGGAGATATTCAGTAATCCTATTAAGCGTAGTTTGGTCAGGGTTCTATCCTCTAAGCACTTGGGTATAGGGCGACGTCGCTCTATACAAGCATCGGTAGAAGCAACCACTTACTTCATGAACAATATTAGCGAACTCCCTTCTGAGGAATACATTTCTATTAGGTATGAGGACTTATGCGCTGCACCAGCGTCTACTATCAAACAGATCATGACTTTCTTGAGCCTAGGAGACGGCTCAAGTTTAGACTACTCAGAGGTTATCAAGGCGCGATCGCTTAACATATTGCCAGAAGTGCAAAAGCGAGCAAAACAAATTCAACAAAGATCGAAAGCATATTTCGATTACCACGGCTATAGCGCTTAG